The following proteins are co-located in the Betta splendens chromosome 9, fBetSpl5.4, whole genome shotgun sequence genome:
- the ercc6l gene encoding DNA excision repair protein ERCC-6-like isoform X2: MDAFPHNGEVAEVSDKLEKSLSMDTGDRMETYQRFIREGKAVARHGDMHKALEFFKLAYNIHQSQKLESRMKKIKDFLAQNDSEEENNEFVNVNNSGLMLFKELHDKLYDYQRNGITFLYSLYRDNRKGGILADDMGLGKTIQVISFLSGMYDNKLVKHTLLVMPTSLITNWTKEFAKWTPGMRVKEFHGDSRERTRNLEKVQRQGGVIITTYTMLINNWQQLSLYHDKEFTWDYMILDEAHKIKSPTTKTAKSASAILSKNRVLLTGTPVQNNLREMWALFDFACQGSLLGTAKTFRSEYENPITRAREKDATPGEKALGFRMSENLMAIIKPYFLRRTKSEVQKNKMNCAPSVEQADKQSHNPENDSGAAMPTLTRKNDLIIWTYLSTVQEDIYRQFLSLDHIKELLVTTRSPLAELTILKKLCDHPRLLSTGAIAKLGLEERAAESQYMDNVDPDSHSISNVPDDTLISESGKLVFLFALLDQLRQEGHRTLVFAHYRKVLDIIERILGNRGFKVLRLDGTITQIVERERLISLFQRDERYSVFLLTTQVGGVGITLTAATRVVIYDPSWNPATDAQAVDRAYRIGQTENVVIYRLITCGTVEEKIYRRQVFKDSLIRQNTGDKKNPFRYFSKQELKELFTLEDTRCSSTQLQLQALHSRHRWTDPELDEHIAHLHGMDMFGISDHDLMFSLDVNQEEAPENLEEHQYIEGRVQKARELMKAESELQMQLAETMAEGTEPAWLRRPTDANSKVTQPSPSHSQIDSNFKGSPAVVDLDQSSSDKENSLWNQSNHVIHLTADESMRENQPAVDVSQDGADTTDQAVPQRSVMEATYAADISGQELLRRTVTSEAADVCVQERLDRSVTSEAADVCGQERLDRSVTSEAADVCVQERLDRSVTSEAAAGIKFKLQSRRIIQSEHWG, from the exons ATGGACGCTTTCCCCCATAACGGAGAAGTTGCGGAAGTTTCCGACAAACTGGAGAA GTCTTTATCCATGGACACAGGTGACAGGATGGAAACTTACCAAAG attCATTCGAGAGGGCAAAGCTGTTGCCAGACATGGAGACATGCACAAAGCGCTAGAGTTCTTCAAACTGGCGTACAATATTCACCAGAGTCAAAAACTTGAAAGCAGGATGAAGAAAATCAAAGACTTTCTTGCTCAAAATGACTCTGAGGAAGAAAATAATGAGTTTGTCAACGTCAACAACAGtggtttaatgcttttcaaAGAGCTCCATGATAAACTTTATGATTACCAGAGAAATGGAATCACCTTCTTGTACAGTCTTTACAGAGATAATCGTAAAGGTGGGATCTTAGCAGATGACATGGGTCTGGGTAAAACCATTCAGGTGATATCCTTCCTTTCTGGCATGTATGATAATAAGTTggttaaacacacactgctggtCATGCCAACTTCACTCATCACTAACTGGACCAAGGAATTCGCCAAATGGACCCCTGGTATGAGGGTCAAGGAGTTTCATGgtgacagcagagagagaacCAGGAATTTAGAGAAGGTCCAGAGGCAGGGTGGCGTCATCATCACAACATACACCATGCTCATTAACAACTGGCAGCAACTGTCGTTGTACCATGACAAAGAGTTCACATGGGACTACATGATCCTGGATGAGGCACACAAGATTAAAAGCCCAACTACCAAGACAGCCAAAAGTGCCTCTGCTATACTGTCTAAAAACAGAGTTCTTCTCACAGGAACTCCAGTGCAGAACAACCTGAGAGAAATGTGGGCGCTGTTTGACTTCGCCTGTCAAGGAAGTCTTCTTGGAACTGCTAAAACCTTCAGATCTGAGTATGAGAACCCCATCACCCGTGCCCGGGAGAAGGACGCCACTCCAGGGGAGAAGGCTCTTGGTTTTCGCATGTCTGAGAACCTTATGGCCATAATAAAACCCTATTTCCTTCGCAGGACCAAATCAGaagtgcagaaaaacaaaatgaactgtGCTCCTTCAGTGGAACAAGCAGACAAGCAGAGCCACAATCCTGAAAATGACTCCGGAGCAGCCATGCCCACGCTGACGAGGAAGAATGACTTGATCATCTGGACCTATTTGAGCACTGTTCAGGAAGACATATACAGGCAGTTCCTTTCACTAGACCACATTAAGGAGCTGCTCGTGACCACCAGATCCCCCCTGGCTGAACTAACCATTCTGAAAAAGCTGTGTGACCACCCAAGATTGCTGTCAACTGGAGCCATAGCCAAGTTGGGCCTGGAGGAACGTGCAGCTGAGAGCCAGTATATGGACAATGTAGATCCTGACAGTCACAGCATCTCCAACGTTCCTGATGACACCTTAATATCAGAGTCTGGGaagcttgtttttctgtttgcacTCCTTGACCAACTCAGGCAAGAAGGCCACCGCACACTGGTCTTTGCTCATTACAGGAAGGTGCTTGACATCATTGAACGCATTCTGGGCAACAGAGGCTTCAAGGTCCTGAGACTAGACGGCACGATAACACAGATTGTAGAGAGAGAGCGGCTTATTTCCTTGTTCCAGCGAGATGAGCGTTACTCTGTCTTCCTTCTGACCACCCAGGTTGGTGGGGTTGGCATTACCTTGACTGCAGCAACCAGAGTAGTCATCTATGATCCAAGCTGGAACCCAGCGACAGACGCCCAGGCCGTTGACAGGGCGTATCGCATCGGGCAAACCGAAAACGTTGTCATATACAGGTTGATTACCTGCGGcacagtggaggagaagattTACAGACGACAGGTTTTCAAAGACTCCCTTATCAGACAGAATACCGGAGACAAGAAGAACCCGTTTCGATATTTCAGCAaacaggagctgaaggagctgttcACTCTTGAGGACACGCGGTGCTCgtccacacagctgcagcttcaggcccTGCATTCTAGACACCGATGGACGGACCCCGAACTGGACGAGCACATTGCTCACCTACACGGCATGGACATGTTTGGCATCTCTGATCACGATCTCATGTTCTCACTTGATGTCAACCAGGAAGAGGCTCCAGAAAACCTGGAGGAGCACCAGTACATCGAAGGTCGAGTTCAGAAGGCGCGAGAGCTGATGAAGGCAGAATCGGAGTTGCAAATGCAGCTGGCAGAGACCATGGCAGAGGGCACAGAACCAGCCTGGCTCAGACGGCCAACGGACGCCAATAGCAAAGTCACACAACCAAGCCCTTCGCATTCACAAATTGACAGCAACTTTAAGGGCTCACCAGCTGTAGTGGACTTGGATCAGTCGAGTTCTGACAAGGAGAACAGCCTATGGAATCAAAGTAACCACGTTATTCATCTAACTGCAGATGAGAGTATGAGAGAGAATCAACCTGCTGTAGACGTAAGCCAGGACGGAGCTGACACCACTGACCAGGCGGTTCCCCAGAGGTCTGTAATGGAGGCTACATATGCTGCAGACATCTCTGGTCAGGAACTACTGCGCCGGACTGTCACTTCTGAGGCTGCAGACGTCTGCGTGCAGGAACGACTGGACCGGTCTGTCACTTCTGAGGCTGCAGACGTCTGCGGTCAGGAACGACTGGACCGGTCTGTCACTTCTGAGGCTGCAGACGTCTGCGTGCAGGAACGACTGGACCGGTCTGTCActtctgaggctgcagcag GCATCAAATTCAAGCTTCAAAGCAGACGCATCATCCAGAGTGAGCACTGGGGTTGA
- the ercc6l gene encoding DNA excision repair protein ERCC-6-like isoform X1 has translation MDAFPHNGEVAEVSDKLEKSLSMDTGDRMETYQRFIREGKAVARHGDMHKALEFFKLAYNIHQSQKLESRMKKIKDFLAQNDSEEENNEFVNVNNSGLMLFKELHDKLYDYQRNGITFLYSLYRDNRKGGILADDMGLGKTIQVISFLSGMYDNKLVKHTLLVMPTSLITNWTKEFAKWTPGMRVKEFHGDSRERTRNLEKVQRQGGVIITTYTMLINNWQQLSLYHDKEFTWDYMILDEAHKIKSPTTKTAKSASAILSKNRVLLTGTPVQNNLREMWALFDFACQGSLLGTAKTFRSEYENPITRAREKDATPGEKALGFRMSENLMAIIKPYFLRRTKSEVQKNKMNCAPSVEQADKQSHNPENDSGAAMPTLTRKNDLIIWTYLSTVQEDIYRQFLSLDHIKELLVTTRSPLAELTILKKLCDHPRLLSTGAIAKLGLEERAAESQYMDNVDPDSHSISNVPDDTLISESGKLVFLFALLDQLRQEGHRTLVFAHYRKVLDIIERILGNRGFKVLRLDGTITQIVERERLISLFQRDERYSVFLLTTQVGGVGITLTAATRVVIYDPSWNPATDAQAVDRAYRIGQTENVVIYRLITCGTVEEKIYRRQVFKDSLIRQNTGDKKNPFRYFSKQELKELFTLEDTRCSSTQLQLQALHSRHRWTDPELDEHIAHLHGMDMFGISDHDLMFSLDVNQEEAPENLEEHQYIEGRVQKARELMKAESELQMQLAETMAEGTEPAWLRRPTDANSKVTQPSPSHSQIDSNFKGSPAVVDLDQSSSDKENSLWNQSNHVIHLTADESMRENQPAVDVSQDGADTTDQAVPQRSVMEATYAADISGQELLRRTVTSEAADVCVQERLDRSVTSEAADVCGQERLDRSVTSEAADVCVQERLDRSVTSEAAAGEGSLLYITTVVEHEQPITRTLQSLYGTKIDPSCPITQLKNKKLSVLQASNSSFKADASSRVSTGVESFEGNFNLQLEDSDMFLDHEVVNDQESEAEERKLLSQLQMDGTFDVNKSLSEMQHREALGNKMHESMNDSVIIIRKKRVAVIYDSEDEGDVERQDLVKGQLENSFKALGASTPKSVPSASPSLRRSGRGNTSVASHLSLLQSIIQDLDNQQDMVDEKEASDDGDGSKKYSDEAEEEEDIIGHDYELQLEETTGMTINTEEEMSSNLELSTSEPELESTERMEQCTIDSGVTTNVFEQSESYHSLVCRGRQSYSQGKLDDALGFFLRAIDIQPGDPEIQLMTIQLYRQLSQRT, from the exons ATGGACGCTTTCCCCCATAACGGAGAAGTTGCGGAAGTTTCCGACAAACTGGAGAA GTCTTTATCCATGGACACAGGTGACAGGATGGAAACTTACCAAAG attCATTCGAGAGGGCAAAGCTGTTGCCAGACATGGAGACATGCACAAAGCGCTAGAGTTCTTCAAACTGGCGTACAATATTCACCAGAGTCAAAAACTTGAAAGCAGGATGAAGAAAATCAAAGACTTTCTTGCTCAAAATGACTCTGAGGAAGAAAATAATGAGTTTGTCAACGTCAACAACAGtggtttaatgcttttcaaAGAGCTCCATGATAAACTTTATGATTACCAGAGAAATGGAATCACCTTCTTGTACAGTCTTTACAGAGATAATCGTAAAGGTGGGATCTTAGCAGATGACATGGGTCTGGGTAAAACCATTCAGGTGATATCCTTCCTTTCTGGCATGTATGATAATAAGTTggttaaacacacactgctggtCATGCCAACTTCACTCATCACTAACTGGACCAAGGAATTCGCCAAATGGACCCCTGGTATGAGGGTCAAGGAGTTTCATGgtgacagcagagagagaacCAGGAATTTAGAGAAGGTCCAGAGGCAGGGTGGCGTCATCATCACAACATACACCATGCTCATTAACAACTGGCAGCAACTGTCGTTGTACCATGACAAAGAGTTCACATGGGACTACATGATCCTGGATGAGGCACACAAGATTAAAAGCCCAACTACCAAGACAGCCAAAAGTGCCTCTGCTATACTGTCTAAAAACAGAGTTCTTCTCACAGGAACTCCAGTGCAGAACAACCTGAGAGAAATGTGGGCGCTGTTTGACTTCGCCTGTCAAGGAAGTCTTCTTGGAACTGCTAAAACCTTCAGATCTGAGTATGAGAACCCCATCACCCGTGCCCGGGAGAAGGACGCCACTCCAGGGGAGAAGGCTCTTGGTTTTCGCATGTCTGAGAACCTTATGGCCATAATAAAACCCTATTTCCTTCGCAGGACCAAATCAGaagtgcagaaaaacaaaatgaactgtGCTCCTTCAGTGGAACAAGCAGACAAGCAGAGCCACAATCCTGAAAATGACTCCGGAGCAGCCATGCCCACGCTGACGAGGAAGAATGACTTGATCATCTGGACCTATTTGAGCACTGTTCAGGAAGACATATACAGGCAGTTCCTTTCACTAGACCACATTAAGGAGCTGCTCGTGACCACCAGATCCCCCCTGGCTGAACTAACCATTCTGAAAAAGCTGTGTGACCACCCAAGATTGCTGTCAACTGGAGCCATAGCCAAGTTGGGCCTGGAGGAACGTGCAGCTGAGAGCCAGTATATGGACAATGTAGATCCTGACAGTCACAGCATCTCCAACGTTCCTGATGACACCTTAATATCAGAGTCTGGGaagcttgtttttctgtttgcacTCCTTGACCAACTCAGGCAAGAAGGCCACCGCACACTGGTCTTTGCTCATTACAGGAAGGTGCTTGACATCATTGAACGCATTCTGGGCAACAGAGGCTTCAAGGTCCTGAGACTAGACGGCACGATAACACAGATTGTAGAGAGAGAGCGGCTTATTTCCTTGTTCCAGCGAGATGAGCGTTACTCTGTCTTCCTTCTGACCACCCAGGTTGGTGGGGTTGGCATTACCTTGACTGCAGCAACCAGAGTAGTCATCTATGATCCAAGCTGGAACCCAGCGACAGACGCCCAGGCCGTTGACAGGGCGTATCGCATCGGGCAAACCGAAAACGTTGTCATATACAGGTTGATTACCTGCGGcacagtggaggagaagattTACAGACGACAGGTTTTCAAAGACTCCCTTATCAGACAGAATACCGGAGACAAGAAGAACCCGTTTCGATATTTCAGCAaacaggagctgaaggagctgttcACTCTTGAGGACACGCGGTGCTCgtccacacagctgcagcttcaggcccTGCATTCTAGACACCGATGGACGGACCCCGAACTGGACGAGCACATTGCTCACCTACACGGCATGGACATGTTTGGCATCTCTGATCACGATCTCATGTTCTCACTTGATGTCAACCAGGAAGAGGCTCCAGAAAACCTGGAGGAGCACCAGTACATCGAAGGTCGAGTTCAGAAGGCGCGAGAGCTGATGAAGGCAGAATCGGAGTTGCAAATGCAGCTGGCAGAGACCATGGCAGAGGGCACAGAACCAGCCTGGCTCAGACGGCCAACGGACGCCAATAGCAAAGTCACACAACCAAGCCCTTCGCATTCACAAATTGACAGCAACTTTAAGGGCTCACCAGCTGTAGTGGACTTGGATCAGTCGAGTTCTGACAAGGAGAACAGCCTATGGAATCAAAGTAACCACGTTATTCATCTAACTGCAGATGAGAGTATGAGAGAGAATCAACCTGCTGTAGACGTAAGCCAGGACGGAGCTGACACCACTGACCAGGCGGTTCCCCAGAGGTCTGTAATGGAGGCTACATATGCTGCAGACATCTCTGGTCAGGAACTACTGCGCCGGACTGTCACTTCTGAGGCTGCAGACGTCTGCGTGCAGGAACGACTGGACCGGTCTGTCACTTCTGAGGCTGCAGACGTCTGCGGTCAGGAACGACTGGACCGGTCTGTCACTTCTGAGGCTGCAGACGTCTGCGTGCAGGAACGACTGGACCGGTCTGTCActtctgaggctgcagcaggtgaaggaaGTCTACTATATATTACAACAGTTGTAGAACATGAACAGCCGATTACCAGGACCCTACAGTCCCTGTACGGCACCAAGATAGATCCGAGCTGTCCTATCACACAACTGAAGAACAAAAAACTGTCTGTCTTGCAGGCATCAAATTCAAGCTTCAAAGCAGACGCATCATCCAGAGTGAGCACTGGGGTTGAGTCCTTTGAAGGCAACTTCAATTTGCAGCTGGAAGACAGTGACATGTTTTTAGACCATGAAGTTGTCAATGACCAAGAGAGCGAAGCTGAGGAAAGGAAGCTGCTGTCACAGTTGCAGATGGATGGGACATTTGATGTCAATAAGTCTCTTTCTGAGATGCAACACAGAGAAGCACTGGGCAATAAAATGCACGAGTCGATGAATGATTCTGTTataataattagaaaaaaacGAGTTGCAGTAATTTACGATAGTGAAGATGAAGGTGATGTTGAGAGGCAGGATTTGGTAAAGGGTCAACTTGAAAACTCCTTCAAGGCGCTTGGTGCCTCAACACCTAAATCGGTTCCCTCTGCTTCCCCTTCTTTGAGACGGAGCGGTAGAGGAAACACCTCTGTGGCTTCTCATCTGTCACTACTACAGTCAATCATCCAAGACCTGGACAACCAGCAGGACATGGTTGATGAAAAGGAAGCAAGTGATGATGGAGATGGTTCAAAGAAGTATTCTGAtgaggctgaagaggaggaggacatcaTTGGCCATGACTATGAGCTTCAGCTGGAGGAAACAACTGGAATGACcataaacacagaggaggaaatgagcagCAATCTTGAGTTATCAACCAGTGAACCAGAACTTGAATCCACAGAGCGGATGGAGCAGTGCACCATTGATTCAGGAGTCACCACCAATGTGTTTGAGCAATCTGAGAGCTACCACTCCTTAGTatgcagagggaggcagagctaCAGTCAGGGGAAGCTGGATGACGCGCTGGGCTTCTTCCTGAGAGCTATCGACATCCAGCCTGGAGATCCCGAAATTCAGCTCATGACCATCCAGCTATACCGACAGCTCAGCCAGAGAACGTAG